The genomic segment aagtaTTTCGCGATatgattattaataaaattaacaaaaaatatatatctttttaattttatttaattgctcTAACATTTCACTGTTGAGTTATTCTTAGGTTTTTTTGGGGGTCAATACAGAAATTTTTTGTTGTCATTGGtataaatagttaataataaatACTATTTAATGATtatgtaatttgataaatattaagTAAACTACATcgcaaataaaaaattatatatatacttaaatttcacttttgatcacttaattataaaaaagttacaaaataattaccTAACTAATCatgtttgtcttttttttttttttgttgttgtccAATTCCATTAACTAGGTAATGGAAGAGATGACGTGGTAGTTTTAAaactagtataataataaattcaatctTCGATGTTTATATATTGTATCAATCTgatcatgattttgaaaaatataactctcaacatttacatattatcttaatttaatcttaattctaataaaaaataaaaaatattaattattgtaaaaaacaacttattttttaaaagatacaTCATCTTTCCAGAGGAGTTTCCAAAAATCCCATTGAATTGTTATCTCATTAAATCAAATAACTTTCACaagaaaatcacaaaatcaaATCCTCCAAACCCATAAATTTCCATcaacaaagtttttttttttttgaataccAAATTATGTTCGAAACCTTTTTCTATATCTATAGATTAATCTTATCCAGAGAAAATAttactataaatttatattacaaGATATAATATTTTACTTACCATATAATAAACTCACACTTGTTTATTTATCTAAATTCGCTCTCTCACTAAATCTTTCACCTTTAGCCACAAATAGATTTTGATTTACAAGCCTAAAGCAAGTTGCTTTAAAATTAAGGAGCCAGTGCTCACTTTACTTgtacataaaataataacaaattccTCAATATATACTTAGATTTGTATAACCCAGCTAGTATGATagccataaaataataaaattacctCTCAATTAGATTTCTCATTAAAGAGATTCTTGTCGCTTTTAACTTCCTCAAATTTAATATCTTGCCAAATAATGTCACACCAATacttttttatagaaaataatcAAGATAAATGGGTTAAAATACCGCAATAAGTTAGCTaaaggtgagtttggatgggcggtgcgtttacctgcggttagtgtaaatacagcggtggcggtgagattagatactgtagcgatactatagcgtgagacaaaaagtaagctaaacacaccgcaccgcacccaatcgcccatccaaacccaccctaagttgCATTGTGTCCAGTTGCAAATGATTttgcaactttttttttttaagttgaggtatttttaaatatattaaaataagtataattatTCGGTATaatagtaagtttacgttttgatcatttaattttaaaaagttaaaaaatgtcatttaactattcaaaagttttcatttaagttattaggTTTGTTAAGTTTTTTTCAAGCTCAACCAGTGAGCTCCAGGCAATGACTCAATGATCGATATGCTAGATCAATATCCGTCAACGAGCAAAAGAACATAACTTAAATTTAAGTCGATCTAACGATCAGTGCCggagatcaaagaagaaaatgGTTTGGATTTTGATTTGCAGATTCATgacattcaaaattattttatgaaaaaactGAACTATAGAAGAAAAGAGAGAAGGAAAGTTTTCGATTGATGCAAACGGTGTGAACAGAGAAAACCATAcaataatgattttaataattcagtaacttaaatgaaaattttcgaatagttAAATAATCATTTTGTAGCATTTTAAAATTGAGTAACCAAAACGTAAACGtattaaatagtttaataatcTCGAGTGTAGTGtgttagtatttaaaaaaaaaatacaagtaccatattttaataaaataaaaactctttTAAAAACAACAATTCAACGAGTTATAGGCGGCCATTAATTGGGCCCGAccttaatagtaaaataaatgttCTGCAAcagaatttttttccttttgaaagCTGCAAGAGAAAGACTTGAGTTATGAGGTATCAAAAGTGTATCAACTTTAGCATATAAATAGGAAGAAATAGATGGCAGAAAATTCCTCATCCTCAATGAGTTCATCTCTTCAATAAACTTGGCTGATTTACAAGTTAATATTATAGCAATTGAATTGGAGAGTGAAGTCATAAATCCATAGGATAAAAATGGAGAACCAAGTAGATGGTTCATTAGGAGGCAGGTATAAGCCATTCTTTGCTGCAGTTTTCTTGCAAGTTGGGTATGCAGGCATGGATATCTTATCTAAGACTGCATTAAACCTGGGGATGAGCAATTACGTACTCGTTGTTTACCGCCATGCCATTGCCACCCTTGTTATGGCTCCTTTCGCTGCTTTGCTCGACAAgtatattcttcttcttcttctttctctctctctctcttaaacTCCATTCGTGCCATCTTTACCCTTTTAGCAATCTACTCTTTTCTGTTTGACAGGAAAGTGAGGCCTAAGATGACCATGAGAATCTTCATCCAAATAATGGTGCTAGGCTTACTGGAGTAACTACCCAAATTTCAATTTACTACAGCTTTCTGTTTTTACCATCAAGTTTAATAACATCTGACAATGTTAATATATATTGTTTGGCAGGCCAGTAATTGAccaaaacttgtattttttgGGAATGAAATACACAACTGCAACCTTTGCAACTGCCATGTACAATATTCTTCCTGCTATAACTTTCGTTATGGCTTGGATTTTCAGGTAGAAAAGAACCCCACAAATCAACAGTTTTGTTCATGAATATTCAATAAAATCTGCTTAATCATGTGGTTGTAGGCTTGAGAAGGTGAAGTTAAGGTCCATCCGTAGCCATGGAAAGATTATAGGAACCCTTGCAACAGTTGCAGGAGCGATGGTGATGACACTGATGAAAGGACCAGTGCTTGAGTTGTTTTGGACCAAGGGAAGAAACAACCATGAAGCAGCATCCAAAAACGGGACCGATCTCCACGATTGCATTAAAGGTGGTGTACTCATCACAATTGGCTGCTTCAGCTATGCTTGTTTCGTAATTCTCCAAGTAAGTGACATACGAAATTCTGCTCTAATATTTGTTCATTGATTTGCTTAATTATGATTtaactttttatgttttttatttcataGGCAATCACTCTGGAAACCTATCCAGCTGACCTTTCTCTAACAGTTTGGATATGCCTGTTGGGCACCCTTGAAGGTACAATAGCTGCTTTGATTATGGAAAAGGGAAATGCTGCCATTTGGGCCATTAAATGGGACACCAAGTTGCTCACCGCTGCATACACTGTAAGAATTATAATCACCAATTATTTACcgatattatattaataataacatgATGAGGAtaaaaatttgatcaaattaaagtaggTGACGAAATTCTCAAACCATAATtcgaatatcattttatttttcaacacaATATCTGAAAATTGCATGGTTGCAGGGTATTGTATGTTCAGGACTTGCTTATTACATTCAAGGGATGATAATGAAACACAGAGGTCCAGTATTTGTGACAGCTTTTAGTCCCCTATGCATGGTTATTGTAGCCATTATATCCTCTTTCATTCTGGCTGAACAAATGTTTCTGGgaaggtaatttcataattttttttttaaaaaaccccCAAAAAAACAAAGCTGatataataatgcaatgttatgttatgttatgcaGGGTGATTGGAGCTACCGTCATAATTGTGGGTCTATATCTGGTGTTATGGGGTAAAAACAAGGATTACATGAAGTCTCCACCTCCACCATCGCCACTAATGGATGGGCAAATAATAGAAGCAGCTAAAATAGATATGGGTATCACAGTTGATGACGGCACCAAAGGAACCTCGATCAGAGATGAAAAATTACAAGAGAAAAGGCATTCAATTATCGTCTAAAATtttccaacataaacatcatccACTAGCCTAAAACAGGGGGGGAATCACTTGCAACTTATGGTAGTGCTTTTCTGATTCAACTGTAAACTGTCATCCCATGATATGATTTTGcactataaaatattattttgagtgaGTTCATGATTCTGGGtggatttcattcactcatccaATCGCACTCCTCCCCTATAGATCCCCAGGGGATGTATCCACCATTTGTAATTACTAAGCTTAAAGGAGCtcctttttatttatatattttctgtCTCAAATAAAGCATATTTAAGTATCTAATGAAATGTTGACATGAATCGTCTTTTTTATTTGACTTGCTTAGATATGCCTTCTGGCTTCAGAATCCATTGCTATCAATCCACAAACCATGATATATCCCATAACTTAAACAGAAGATAGGTTGATTAGTGTTTTATTAGTAATATGCACAAACCTTTTTATTTCACGACAATGCGATTTCTTTTCTTACCTTTTGACTGTTTTTTTACCTAAAGAAGTATTGAAATCTGATTGTCATTAGCATCTTCCACTGTTGTAGTAGTGGTTTCTGATTCGAGTTTAACTATCATCAGACAAAATGATTTCCAACATAAAATATTACGTAGTTGGATATTATCAGCCATGGAACCATTTGTAATCATTAAGCTTGaatcacccttttttttttctcaaggaTGATTCACGAATCACTATACCAACCAAAACTATGGGGTACCACCAAGAGCTCATTGCTCCTTTGGTGCGTAACCAATGCACACATACATTCAGGGCTACCCacattttgactttttttaatatt from the Gossypium hirsutum isolate 1008001.06 chromosome D09, Gossypium_hirsutum_v2.1, whole genome shotgun sequence genome contains:
- the LOC107891024 gene encoding WAT1-related protein At2g37460; the protein is MENQVDGSLGGRYKPFFAAVFLQVGYAGMDILSKTALNLGMSNYVLVVYRHAIATLVMAPFAALLDKKVRPKMTMRIFIQIMVLGLLEPVIDQNLYFLGMKYTTATFATAMYNILPAITFVMAWIFRLEKVKLRSIRSHGKIIGTLATVAGAMVMTLMKGPVLELFWTKGRNNHEAASKNGTDLHDCIKGGVLITIGCFSYACFVILQAITLETYPADLSLTVWICLLGTLEGTIAALIMEKGNAAIWAIKWDTKLLTAAYTGIVCSGLAYYIQGMIMKHRGPVFVTAFSPLCMVIVAIISSFILAEQMFLGRVIGATVIIVGLYLVLWGKNKDYMKSPPPPSPLMDGQIIEAAKIDMGITVDDGTKGTSIRDEKLQEKRHSIIV